Genomic window (Zingiber officinale cultivar Zhangliang chromosome 2B, Zo_v1.1, whole genome shotgun sequence):
gaaactaaaaaatgacattgttttcaaaataaaactgacgtgtagaaagtaaatttttagtgatagatggaacatgaaagacattgcgcatgtgaaaagtacaattagataaatgaacatatgtgtttccaagattagcaatttgcaaacctaaACCATCACCTACTTGAACtgtatctgagccataatatgacattacgtctataaagatattataatctgatgtgacatgatgagtcgTTCCaatgtcaatataccaatcagtagataaAAACTCTGAGGTTTTACCACAAGTAGGCATAGATGAGAGgactttaggatatacttgtgaaatagaCAATTGTCTTAAGGTTGTAtgaccaccaatgaaatttgagtcaaattgactaggacattgaataccaaaatgtttattttagagataaatttaactttttacccgagaccaatcaagtcttttagaACATAGATTTCTAATATGACCAATGATGTGACAAATCTAACATCggtttgaactttacttttggcCTCCATGATGtcgttgagtatttgacatctaaagtaaaaataaCTTGTCCGGTGACAGCTGTTGGACGACGTCACAAGAAAGAGCTTCTACCTCGTGGTTGGCAACTATGGATTGAAGAGCCGATAGGGGAGGACCAACGACGATCGGTAGCCAGGCGTCGGCGCCGACGATCACAGGCTGAGAGATACAACAGTGTGCGGTAGCGGCTGCTGCGGCGAGGAGGGCTACTTGCGGCCGGCAGTAAGAGAGGCTGGAAGCAACAGTTGGCTGATATCTGGCAACAGAGCACGCGGCTTGTTTGGCGATGCAGCAGCGTCGGTGTTTCACGTGCGGGAGGAAGAAACGACCGCGGCTATCTCCATTGTGCTCCGACAGCAAGGAAGGCGGCTATGGATGTGCTGTCAGCGTGGTGACAACGACATGAAAGGATTCGCCGTATCTTTGTCTCAGCAACAAAACTTGCTACTGCCAAAGAGCTCAGAGGCAGCAGAAGAAGGGTGGAGAATGGTCGACGCAAGGATGAGCGTGGGTTGTGGTGGCAGTGGGAGAAAAACCACAGAGACAAGAATCGTTAAGGAAACTTAAAAGtgtttaggtttttttttcagaagagaaaaaaatagatattAAGGAAGACGAAAGAGAAAAATAAAGGGATTGACGGTGGAAGAAAACAAATATTTTTCGTTTGCTCTGGAAAACAGAGAAgaacaagaaaatcaaaacatGTAGGAGAGAAGAGGCCTGAGGGGAAAATTAAAAAGGGTTCGTCGTTTATTGGATATCCGCCTTAAGAAGTTGAGAGAAGATAAAAAGATATGGTTCTAATACCATGTTAGAAGAAGAACAAGGAAAGAGCAAGAAAATTTATTGTTCATTGATTTTTACCcgaaggacaatacaatatataatgttcagaaagtacttggtcaattaaccaattaataaataacaaaattattctaagaataattctgagaattattctaagaataattctgagaattattctaataattataatagaattattagaataatcctaatactaatttgatttgatttgatgatttgatccaGTCGAttctggtaattctcttttatctcttttaacaCCCTCGTTGGTTTAAACTATAGCCAACGAAGCCTCCACAAATGGTGGGGCACCAAACCCTGAGGAGGAGGGAGCACACTTGCTAAGGGAGGAGGGTCTCCCACTGGTGGCAATTGTAGGAACGAGTGTCGTTGTAGCACTTCTTGCACCATCTTGGAGACCAATTGATTGATGTTTTCTTTTGTCACAACCACTACTTTGTCGCGGTTTCTCTCTTCAACGGAGTCACGGTTATTAATAATTCTTCTAGTGTTAAGCAACGCATGCAAAGTCTTGGCTCATATACCCCACTAGACAATGCCAATTTGTTCCAATCAAATACCTCCCCAAGTTTTCTATGGACGACATAAGATGTGGGTCTGATCCAAGTACAAATAAGGAGGTGAGGTTGATGTTGGGTAACcctaaagatagaaaaaattgatGACTGAGATCGGTGACGGAGGTTGAATCAGAGATGGTGTCGGTGATGAGGTCAAATCCAAAATGATATCGATGATTGAGATCAAATCCAAGATGATGACGATTAAGATTATTAGTCAAATGACTAAAATAGtatgataataattttttattataaaagtaGTCAAATGACTAAAAACAttgtattataataattttttattaaaactattatACCAAATTTAAAAGCGAATCCATCAAAATAAATGATTTAAAAGTCTATTACATCCTTATTTatactgttatatatatatatatatatatatatatatatataccaagaATTATACCGCGAGAGTTGTTCCTTGACTGCCGGCCGTCCAACAAGTTGGCAGCTTCATTTATTGTATAAGATTGTAACATTAAAGTCACCAATCACGTCCCATTTGGATTTTTTTGCctacataataaaaataataataaccttCTTAATCACTTAATCATCACTTTTGACGTACAATTTTGAAGAATTTAAGAAATTAGTCAAAAATCGATTGCTTTTCTAAGAACTTGAAAAGGACTCCAAGCATGAGTCTTATTCCTACTAGGATTTTGTAGGTCAATCCAACTCGATCGATCAAGCTCATTCATAGGCATATACTAATGTGTATCCATCCAAGGCAAACTTTCTATTAACAACGCGAGATGCGAGTTCAATCTAAACTCCACTGAATAATAAATCTAAATTTATTAACATGtgcaaatttcaaattaaaataatttattttataagttgGAGTCTTGTAGAAAGAAAGAAGACTATTTTGACACTAGCGGACTAGTTTAGAATTGTCTAAAGAAAGTTGATTTGTCAAGTCATCAACCAAATGAAAAGGGGCAAACACACTTATCTGAGAACTTTTCCACAATTATCGATCATAAAAGTGTTAAATCAATTTGGTATGGTGTTGGTCGTCTTCTtctgaaattttcataattttaacaatagattaattctttttttaattataagGTTTTGCATTAAATGCcctttaatttaatcaaaatacaCGGATGAGGTTATAAATGAAATAAAATGAAAACATAAAGAGTAAATTGAAATTACGTTTACTTTTTTCGATGAGGCTACCGCCGCCTAGTATTCTGGGGAAGCAACGTGTCAGCTCGGCGTTGAGACACGTGGACCTGTGGGTATTATGTGTCTTCCAGCCACTCCGTTTGCGCGTGACGGAACCCGCGTCGAAGCAGAGCCCGAAGCGAATCGGGGAGCTTCCGCCTTTATTAACGCCGCCGCTTGTCTTCTCTTCACTCCTTCCTCTCCTCGAAGAGAGACGATGGACGGAGACGGCGAAGGAGAAGACGAGAGACGTGGCGGAACCCTAGCTACGCCTTcgccggaggaggatgaggaggagAGCGTCTTGCCCGCAACCGACTTTGGTGGCGTCCGTCCTTCCtcgaaacaacaacaacaaccgaCTTCTGTCGACGTCGATGGCAGCGATAAGTCAGATGAGGACGACGGGGATTTGGAGTTTTCCTTCGTGGTCGAGGACTCCGACGCCGCCCCGGACGTCACCGCCGACGAGATCTTTTCCAACGGATTCATCCGCCCCATTTACCCCGTGTTCGATCGAGCCCTCCTTTTCTCCCCCTCGACCGGGCCGGCTCCGGCGTCGCGGGGAACCCTAGGCCGCCTCCTGATAGAAGAGCGGGAGGCGGAGTTGTCCCATGAACTCGAGGGGATCCCGCCAGGAAGCTACTGCGTGTGGGCGCCGAGGTCGGTGGCGAAGAATCCGGGGTCTTCGCACTGCAGAAAGAGCCGATCCGCCGGATCCTCCTCCCTCAGGTGGCGGATCCGGGACCTGGTGGTCGGGCGGAGCCACAGCGACCGGAAGGAGAGGTTCGTGTTCCTCGCGAAGCGAAAGGAGAAGGGAAACTCTGATCCGGTGGAGGCAGAGAAGGAGGGCGCTAAGGTCACCGATGTCGATATGGTCACCGCTCACCGGATATACTTCAGGAAAGACGGCGACGCCGGCAGCCGGAAATGTGTCCTTCCAAACAGGCAAGAATTACTTGCTTTCTTTGCTAATATGAACTCCATTACAAAAACTCATCATCCTTTTTAACTATTTCCCCCTTTTTTTTACTACCCtttttcttcttaaaaaaaaatcttggttGTGAATTGTGATGATAAAGTTGGACTGGAGGAGTTGCGATTGCtgtttttgttttagttttgtgctTGGTAATCGATGTGGTGTTGAGTAATGTTAGCTATAATTGCAATCTCTGTCGACTTATCTATTGACTCCATCTTTAAGGTTGCTTTGCACCTTTCTATGATGATGCTCGACGCCTCAAAGAGATTTTGGCAAGCGTACTATAATGTAGGCGTTGTGAATCTGCCAGTTTACTctagaatttaaatttgatcgaCACATTACCAATAGAACTTTAAATCGTGTTTAATATTATCAGTTTTGGATATTATTTTCAATCTCAAGACAGCTTGGAATCTTTGGAAAGTGAAGAGTTCATGATCAAACCCATGCCCCCAAGCTTTGTGGGGTTTGTTATTGGTGCTCGATGAGAGAGACACATTTTGCCTTGACACTCGACTAAAAGTCTAGAAAAGCAGAAATTAGCGAGAAGATTGAGGTGGTGAAAACAAAGTGGAAAAGTGACGGGATAAGGACACATACGAAGACTCCAAAAcacagaaaagaaaaagaaaaataaagaaagagaaaaaaaacgaAAGTAAAAGGAGTGAGTGTCATCCAGCAAGCACCACTTGGATGAACATGGTGAAATGGTGGTGGTATTCAGGATATGGATCGCCAATTAGTCAAGGTGACGTGTAACTTGGAAAGTAAGCCTAACACTAGCGCTCTGCCTATTAATCGAAACAACTCGGGCTGCTAACTTCCTGTCGCCAGCTGTCAGCGTGCCGACGTAACATCCCTTCTGTTTGGCGCCTTCTTTTCGGATCCATCCTCTTCGATTTTCCGTTTTCGAGTAACTCAACAAACTAACTAGTTTAAAATTGAATCGCCAAATGGATGTTCtcacacaaaaaaaataaaataaaatagggcCGAAGCAATTAAAGGGCAGTATGATAAATCTGACAACAGGCATTGTCTGCACATAGTTTTATTGTCATCATACTCCACCCTAGCACACAAGTTTACAAGTTTCTAAATTACATAGCACAACACACTGAGCTTCATTGAGTTTCTTCGTTGTCTGGCACACGAGGAATCAAGCCACAAATTTTACACAGCAGTTTCAGAATCCATTGTTCATCGCGTGCGGAACAGTTCAGGCTGGAACAGGCTCACGCAGCTTGTTGGCTTCGGGCGGAGCCACACTGTCATAGTAGTCAACTAAGACTTTCCATCCGCCTGGGCACATGAAACCATCTGGTGGGTTCTCTCTGTTCTTGGCGAGAGTTCGCATCTATGGACAAATTTGAGGCATTAGTAATGATTCCGTAGCGTAGGAGATGATATCAAGCAAattgtttgtttgatttttttttacctttgtGCCAGATATGAAGAGGAAATCATCAGGTCTTGATGGATCAAAGAAAGCCATTTTTTTCTGTGTTTTGTCATAGGCCGCCACCTGAATTCATATCGAGAGCAAAAGATTTAGAAGAAGTAATCTTCACGACATTTCTGAATTCCACTGTGAGATACCTTGAATGGCAGAATGTTTAGCTTTTGAAGACCTGGAGccatacttaggactttcttccCGTGATCAGCATCATAAAGGTCCCTCTTCTCCACGGGATGACTCATACCTGCTGGATCTCGGCCAACAATGTAGAAATTTGCACCGGCATTTATGCGAGATTTTGCATGCCACTGAACTTCAGTTGGGCCAGCATAGTGCATAGGAGAAGGGAATATAGCAACCACTGTTGTTTCCGGGTTAAGCACGCCATCCTCAAGAACCTATAGAGGAAAAAAAACATAAAGGAATATAAGCAAAAAACAGACAAACTTAACCCAATATAATCAACGATATCATAAGTTGTGTAGTATCAATTAACCTTCTCATGTTGCTTCATTCTCCAACTAAGTGGCACATCATCTGCTTTTGTGTAGCCTCCCAGAGGATGAAGCAAGAGGACAGGGTTTTTATAGCCCATTTCAAGAAGGCGTCTACGAGTGTCGGTCATGAGCAAGGCATGGCCATTGTGTACAGGGTTACGCAGCTGGAAAGCAAATACTGCATCTGCGTTGCGTCGGGCAAATTCTGCACGGAGTTCACCAGGTGATAGCCGATATTGATCAAGACCATCGTTATACTTGACACGTTCTATAACCTCCAAGTCTCCACCAATTAGCCAATTTCCAGCTTTTGCTATAGCTTCCTGGACGTACGGCAGCCCAGGAGCTGTGGTACCCCATGTTCTCGCGATTCGTTCTTCtttgttatgcttgtagattTCGATGCTAAATGAGAAGACAAAAAAATAAGGTCCCAAAATTCCAAAGTGGTGTAAACTTTACAGTGTTTATTCTCCTCTGTACATGATGTGTGTTAGAACACAATGCTCAACAAATGTATCTATCAGAGGACCAACAAGAATCATTTCACATGAGAACATCACTAGACATGCCAAATGTTTTGAAATTTAGCTGAATAGGGTGAAAATACACGGCTAAGAAAATTGTGAAGTGTTACACATAAAGAAGCCTAGAAACAAAGCTTGAAGTCTGAAAATGGGTAGTAGTTTCTATGTCATCTAGATAACATCATATTGTTGCTAGCCATTCACAAGTTAAAGATTTCTAAGGTATATGCATAGCGAATTTTGAATAAGACTAGAAATTCAAAAATCTCCTTGAGTGAATGCATTCTCATAATTGAGATTGCAATTCAGATAAGTATGCATTTATGTGATGATAAGTTAAGATTCTTTGGAAACAGAGATATTAATGTTAAGTTAATGGAAAACTACAAAGGATCATGCATCAACGTCCACAAATAACACGAGGTCAGAAATGTTACAACATGATTCTATAATTTAGGGTATTTTTATGAAACGAAGGAGGCGGGAGAGTCCCTCAGTAACATTAAGTTAAGAAGAAACTGTAAAAGACATGTAGCTCTAGAAATCAACTCATGGTTAGAAAATGTTGTAGAAAAGATCTATAATATAGAGTTGGCATAGTACAacatgataaaaaataaaaaaaatcttctcAAAATCCTAAGTACTTTCCTAATCATAAACCTTTAAAACATGAACGAAAGCATGTTTCCTCTAATACGAGTCTCTGTTTTAGTCAACTTATGGACACTATAGAGTTGACCTATAACAAGGCCATGAGTACACCATTTTAGTCAGCATATCTATACTATGGAACATTGGAGCTGACCTATAGCAAAGTCGAGTGCACCACAGACAAAATGATCAACAAAGATGAACCTGGATAGTTACACAGCAAACTGAAACAACTGCTGCATTACTAAATTTTCTAGATTTTGCAGAAATCAAAAGGACCAGAAAAAGTCACATGAACACATAAACTAGAGGCAAGAAACTTTCAGTGATCTATTGGTTTAGTGTTACCCGATTCATTAATTGAACCATGCACAGTTATTTTCGATTCCAAgaacatattaattaaatatcaGAGTGGCAATTTAATTACCAATAATCATCGAGCAACTAGTAGCAATTAATCATCGAGCGATTACCAATATCAAGAACAAAAATGCGTTTTACGGTTCAGAACAAGACAAAATAAATCTAATAAATATAGCAAATGAAGGATGTTATTAGGTTGAACTCACTCGCTCAAGATGGCGACAGGCCTGTCCCGCGCATCGACAAGCGCGACCCTGCGCCGGTCGCCAATGGCCCTTTTCTGCGCGTCGTCGATGGCCAGCACGATCGGGACCGACATGTTGACGACGGAGCCGTCTCCGAGGCGGAGACAATTAAAATGAAGTGTTTGGAGGAACTCGGCTTCCCTCATGAAGCCGCCGAGGGGGCTCGCCCACCCTTCGCTGAGCACATGCACCCACTCCAGGTCGATCCGCGACAGCCTGATCTGCGGGCACCGCGCCGCCTCCCGGCGGAGCGCGTCCCGCGCCGGCCCCTCGGGCGCGACCAGGTCGACCAGCCTCCCTCCGTCCGGCTCGATCAAGCTGCATGATGCGGTGGCGGGGGCGAAGGTGGCGCGGAGGGGGGCGGCGGCGGTCGTCTGAAGGCGGCGGCGGATATGGAGGCTGCCTGGGAGGAGCGGCGGGTGGATGAGATTGTGGGCAGGATTTGAGGCGGGGGTTAGGGATTTGACGACGAAGGCTGCAGCCATGGAAGCCATGGAGGAGGGAAAAAATAAGGCGATAAAAATCGGATTTTTATGCCCCTTTTGttcttggatttggatttggatttggatttggggGTGGAATGATGCGTCTAATCTTCTGTgttatttatagtttaaaatgAAATAGTGGAGCAGTTAGTGGAGGGGGTCGGCGGGATGATCCTGGACAAATTTAAGTCTAGATTCATCGGTTGAATGTGGCAAGGGAAGCGCAATTTCATGTTATCAATTTGATTTCGAATGCTTTCCCTGCTTTttgtattttctatttatttattgatATTTTATTTTGCTTTGGATTATTCTTTGATGCTTCTTCGATGGTTCCTCTGTTGACGCTTAGATATAATGTTGACTTTGGTCAAAATCATATCAGTTAGATGGTTACATCATAGATGATCTCTTTTTTCCGTCGGCTCTCGCTCCTCCTCTCCAGAAAATTGAGTCGACTTCTCCATCTAATGCGGTGATAAGGAAGATTCACCAAGTGTCGCTCAGGACAAAGATAGTAGTTAATGTAAAGATCAAAATTAAGATGATCAATATTAGAAAACCAATGCGCTCATCAAAAGTAGGCCGAGCGGAAATCAACTTCAGATGTCGATCGAGCTTGAAGAGTCCGATCGGCCAAGAAGTTTAGCAAATAAATTGCTCTCCCCAACGAGTCATATAGAGAGAACATAAGATGACGCACAACTGATCAAGTGAGTATTGGACTGACCGGAGGTCATGTTTAGTCGAGTTAGAGACAATCGGCTGAACcaaactgcaacgaagaagggcagcTAAGATTGACCGCAGCTGAGATTGACCGGGCGGGAAGTCCCGACAGAACGGCTACCCCGCTCAGCCAAATAATGGAGCCCCtcccatatttcataatatctaTTTGGGAGGTAATGTCGCTGACAACAGGACATGATCAACAGACAAATCATACAACGGAAGTTTCTACGGTTATGTCAGGGATTTGCATACTCTGTAAAAGTATGATGTCAGGGATATTTTCTGACATATCCTTTCATACGACGATTGGAAAAATGTGTCCACGCCTTGAGGAGTGTGCACGTCGCTTACtgtagcactatataaagggggtctatgCACCGACAGAGGGATGTGCTATGCATTATTCACGCTTGTGCTTTCACTGTTGCTCCACCTTCTTCTACTATTCCGATGACTAACTTGAATGTCGGAGAGTCAATGTCAATGACTCCTTCCCTGACTCGGCACTAACGTTTCTAGTGTTGCAGATATAGTAGAGTCTTCACAAGGTCAACAAAGGAGTCATATCCCCAGCTAGCCTTCTTCCCAATTTTCGGACAGAATCACCATCCATAAGATCTAACACCCTGAGAGATAACATAAGACGTTCAAGTCAGTGAtcaatgagagagagagagagagagaggaggaagaagaaaaagggaaACTTAATAGAAAAGAACTACCTCTACTGGTAGAAACAAGAAAACCAACTTATATGTGGCTTATCTGTTCTAGTGTTTATAtatcagaaaaatatctaaaagttAAATATTCCGTGACCTTTCACTTCTTCCTGTGTGTTTTAGTGAAGACGAGACTTCTGACAATCTGTTATTCGCTTTTCCATTCGATCTGATACCTACTATTTACTTCTACATTCATTGATCCCCACGTATTGGaaggaaaaaaattaaggaaatcaGATCTGATATACACTACTCGCTTCTTCATTTATTGATCATCATGTATTAGGAGAAAGGAATTAAAAGAATTGCTATGTAGATCTTAATCATATTGCTCGGTGGATCTCATGCATGTTACTTGATCTTATCCATATTACACGACAGGACTTAACCAAGTTGCTCGGCAGGACTTAATCATATTGCTTAGTAGGACTTAACTATGTTGCTCAGCAAAACCTAACCATATTATTCGACTGGACTTAACCATATTACTCGTGGATGTCAACCATGTTACTCAATGGACCTTGTTGTTGCAGTGGAGGCCAATAAGAGGAAGTAAATTacctacaaaataaaattcaaactctTTCTCGATCTTTGACATGATTAGAttagcacaattaaattaaacaataataaaacaaaacaattaaagaaaataaaataagaggATAGtgtatttacttgattacaatatAGGTGATTGTTAACTCAAGGCGTTGAACAAAGCTCCACTAGAAAGTAATCTTTTGTTGAagacggagtagcctcttacatacTTGTAAGCTTATAAAAGACTAGGAAAATGAATACAGGATTTATAATTCAGTTGTTgttcaattcctagctccagaAGTCTTCTTATAGCCCTTAGAAAAATTTATCCATTactcggaggcgccttcaataagataaattttatccactgaagataaaaatttatcttCGACTAACGGCTattaaaggcgccttctatgacgTATATCAACCTTCTATACAAAGgcgcgagggtgcctccaagcctctTGCAGGCGCCTTCCATGAGACAGATCAGCCTCTAAACTGATCTTGTTTGTATAGGTGATGCTCCGGTTAACCAGAGTTGGACTCACCCACACCCAACTCTGACCTACTCCTCGAGTAGACTTCCTCCTAACTTCCCTCCCCTCAAACGTCACACACGTCCTTCTCGTACATCAGTGTACTGTTTCGCGacatctcatccctcgaatgcaccgagttCGTTGACTCACTTCTCGTGTCATTCTTCTAACTAGCTGCATTTTCGGCTCGACTTTTTGTACTTCTAAGTTCATGGGCACTtaaacacaaggcatcaaacacaaatatgacctaacttaacttggttgaccacattcaacctaccacgggatacttaaaatctctccctttttgatatgtatcaacccaagttaaagttagggttaaataaaaacataataaaATAAGTAATTAAGTGAAGAAAATTTGCACTAATTAGTTTTCACTTTTCACTAATTAGTTTTCAACTTtgacaaaaaataatttaacaattATTTTTCAGTTTCGAAAAATCTtagaaaaatcttaaaaaaatttatcGCACTTAAATAGAATAAATTAGATCAgcaaaaaaatcacaaaaaatatattatttaatttaacaaaaataatatatttaaatagagcaacctaatttttaaaaataagtctttcaaaatatattttcagCTATAAAATTTTTACTAATTTTCCTAGATATATAAGACAGATTGTTTGACAGTATAAAAAACAAAGTTTTcatatttctatttttcttaaatttttaatattaaaaattaacttctcagaaaataattcataaaaaatttatgttatatcagaaaattcaaaaaaaaatctcaacAGGAATACTACTGTTCTATTAGTTTAGAAATCTTGAAcagaaaattcaaataaaagattattcaaaaaatatttttctaagtcaaACAATTTCTAccctaataaattaataaaatgagAAATTTAATTTACAAAGGATTTCAGAATCCAATATAGTTTCTTCTCTACTGAATTCATTAGAAATTTTAGTGATACATagtttctaaaaaaaaatcttatttatcccttaTAATTTCTAATGCaccaattaattttaaaatttgattttcaaaaaatcatttgaattcaacatgcatcatttttcattttctctatttatgcttttagttttttattttccaGATTGAGGTTATAATATATGTCTTAAAGGACAAGAATTTGCTAAGCTTAATTTTAACTtaacattttcttttttttttttctaattttactatatTCTTGGAAagtatttaataaattgaaatgatttttcCTGAGGTAACGCATGTACCTTACTTATCTCGTGGTTTGATGCTCCCCTTTCGTCACTACTTTCTTTTGATATACATCCCTCTTCGTCGATGTTCATCTGTGAGGAACTTTCAGCGTCTCTCTAGTGGTTTGCCATCAGGACTAATATGGCATGCTCTTCTAGTTCCAATTTTGATGACGATGATTCGTCCCATGTCACATTCAATTTCTTGTGCTTTGATTTTGCTGGTATTTTGCCcttgcctttctccttcttcagcTTAGGGTAGTCGTCCTTGATGTGGCATTCTTCTTGACAGTTGTAGCATCGAACATTCATTTTGCTCCGAAAGTGCTTTTTTGCCTGCGGcttgttaaatttattagttttaataaatttattaaactttcttaccattaaCGTTGCTTCATCTTCGTCAATTGACGCTTCGGAGTCTGGGTTGTCCATTTTGACTTTTTGGACAATATTATGACTCGGCTCTTTCCTTAATTCTGCATATCTAAATTCTTGAAGTTCTAAAgtggaaaataaactttctaatgtaCTTACTACTAGATCTTTAGAAATATGGTAGGAGTCGATTATTGAGGATCATTTAAGTGTCCTCGGAAAAACATTCAATGCATACCTTAGAGAATCTCGgttttgttaccttttctccgaaatGTGTGAGTCTAGTAATCAACTCCTTTAGTTTGGCATGCAGTTgcgctactg
Coding sequences:
- the LOC122047324 gene encoding ATP sulfurylase 1, chloroplastic-like — protein: MASMAAAFVVKSLTPASNPAHNLIHPPLLPGSLHIRRRLQTTAAAPLRATFAPATASCSLIEPDGGRLVDLVAPEGPARDALRREAARCPQIRLSRIDLEWVHVLSEGWASPLGGFMREAEFLQTLHFNCLRLGDGSVVNMSVPIVLAIDDAQKRAIGDRRRVALVDARDRPVAILSDIEIYKHNKEERIARTWGTTAPGLPYVQEAIAKAGNWLIGGDLEVIERVKYNDGLDQYRLSPGELRAEFARRNADAVFAFQLRNPVHNGHALLMTDTRRRLLEMGYKNPVLLLHPLGGYTKADDVPLSWRMKQHEKVLEDGVLNPETTVVAIFPSPMHYAGPTEVQWHAKSRINAGANFYIVGRDPAGMSHPVEKRDLYDADHGKKVLSMAPGLQKLNILPFKVAAYDKTQKKMAFFDPSRPDDFLFISGTKMRTLAKNRENPPDGFMCPGGWKVLVDYYDSVAPPEANKLREPVPA